In Eriocheir sinensis breed Jianghai 21 unplaced genomic scaffold, ASM2467909v1 Scaffold104, whole genome shotgun sequence, one genomic interval encodes:
- the LOC126989066 gene encoding uncharacterized protein LOC126989066 isoform X1: MIGVGVLVVLVAVMWRFRQRRISKEDVRMRFQGETEVVENSLYETVENIRGTEVVENSLYEPLDNTRRTEVVENSLYEPLDNTRRTEVVENSLYEPLDNTRRTEVVENSLYEPLDNTRRTEVVENSLYEPLDNTRRTEVVENSLYEPLDNTRRTEVVENSLYETLDNTRRTEVVENSLYEPLDNTRRTEVVENSLYEPFENVRKPR; encoded by the exons atgataggtgttggtgttcttgttgttcttgttgcggTGATGTGGCGTTTCCGGCAGCGAAGGATATCCAAAgaag ATGTGAGGATGCGATTCCAAGGcgagaccgaggtggtcgagaacagcctgtacgagaccgtgGAGAACATTcgcgggaccgaggtggtcgagaacagcctgtacgagcccttggacaacacccgcaggaccgag gtggtcgagaacagcctgtacgagcccttggacaacacccgcaggaccgaggtggtcgagaacagcctgtacgagcccttggacaacacccgcaggaccgaggtggtcgagaacagcctgtacgagcccttggacaacacccgcaggaccgaggtggtcgagaacagcctgtacgagcccttggacaacacccgcaggaccgaggtggtcgagaacagcctgtacgagcccttggacaacacccgcaggaccgaggtggtcgagaacagcctgtacgagaccttggacaacacccgcaggaccgaggtggtcgagaacagcctgtacgagcccttggacaacacccgcaggaccgaggtggtcgagaacagcctgtacgagccctttgaaAACGTGAGGAAGCCgcggtga
- the LOC126989066 gene encoding uncharacterized protein LOC126989066 isoform X2, whose protein sequence is MIGVGVLVVLVAVMWRFRQRRISKEDVRMRFQGETEVVENSLYETVENIRGTEVVENSLYEPLDNTRRTEVVENSLYEPLDNTRRTEVVENSLYEPLDNTRRTEVVENSLYEPLDNTRRTEVVENSLYEPLDNTRRTEVVENSLYETLDNTRRTEVVENSLYEPLDNTRRTEVVENSLYEPFENVRKPR, encoded by the exons atgataggtgttggtgttcttgttgttcttgttgcggTGATGTGGCGTTTCCGGCAGCGAAGGATATCCAAAgaag ATGTGAGGATGCGATTCCAAGGcgagaccgaggtggtcgagaacagcctgtacgagaccgtgGAGAACATTcgcgggaccgag gtggtcgagaacagcctgtacgagcccttggacaacacccgcaggaccgaggtggtcgagaacagcctgtacgagcccttggacaacacccgcaggaccgaggtggtcgagaacagcctgtacgagcccttggacaacacccgcaggaccgaggtggtcgagaacagcctgtacgagcccttggacaacacccgcaggaccgaggtggtcgagaacagcctgtacgagcccttggacaacacccgcaggaccgaggtggtcgagaacagcctgtacgagaccttggacaacacccgcaggaccgaggtggtcgagaacagcctgtacgagcccttggacaacacccgcaggaccgaggtggtcgagaacagcctgtacgagccctttgaaAACGTGAGGAAGCCgcggtga
- the LOC126989066 gene encoding uncharacterized protein LOC126989066 isoform X3: MIGVGVLVVLVAVMWRFRQRRISKEDVRMRFQGETEVVENSLYETVENIRGTEVVENSLYEPLDNTRRTEVVENSLYEPLDNTRRTEVVENSLYEPLDNTRRTEVVENSLYEPLDNTRRTEVVENSLYEPLDNTRRTEVVENSLYEPLDNTRRTEVVENSLYETLDNTRRTEVVENSLYEPFENVRKPR, encoded by the exons atgataggtgttggtgttcttgttgttcttgttgcggTGATGTGGCGTTTCCGGCAGCGAAGGATATCCAAAgaag ATGTGAGGATGCGATTCCAAGGcgagaccgaggtggtcgagaacagcctgtacgagaccgtgGAGAACATTcgcgggaccgaggtggtcgagaacagcctgtacgagcccttggacaacacccgcaggaccgag gtggtcgagaacagcctgtacgagcccttggacaacacccgcaggaccgaggtggtcgagaacagcctgtacgagcccttggacaacacccgcaggaccgaggtggtcgagaacagcctgtacgagcccttggacaacacccgcaggaccgaggtggtcgagaacagcctgtacgagcccttggacaacacccgcaggaccgaggtggtcgagaacagcctgtacgagcccttggacaacacccgcaggaccgaggtggtcgagaacagcctgtacgagaccttggacaacacccgcaggaccgag gtggtcgagaacagcctgtacgagccctttgaaAACGTGAGGAAGCCgcggtga
- the LOC126989066 gene encoding uncharacterized protein LOC126989066 isoform X4, producing MIGVGVLVVLVAVMWRFRQRRISKEDVRMRFQGETEVVENSLYETVENIRGTEVVENSLYEPLDNTRRTEVVENSLYEPLDNTRRTEVVENSLYEPLDNTRRTEVVENSLYEPLDNTRRTEVVENSLYETLDNTRRTEVVENSLYEPLDNTRRTEVVENSLYEPFENVRKPR from the exons atgataggtgttggtgttcttgttgttcttgttgcggTGATGTGGCGTTTCCGGCAGCGAAGGATATCCAAAgaag ATGTGAGGATGCGATTCCAAGGcgagaccgaggtggtcgagaacagcctgtacgagaccgtgGAGAACATTcgcgggaccgag gtggtcgagaacagcctgtacgagcccttggacaacacccgcaggaccgaggtggtcgagaacagcctgtacgagcccttggacaacacccgcaggaccgaggtggtcgagaacagcctgtacgagcccttggacaacacccgcaggaccgaggtggtcgagaacagcctgtacgagcccttggacaacacccgcaggaccgaggtggtcgagaacagcctgtacgagaccttggacaacacccgcaggaccgaggtggtcgagaacagcctgtacgagcccttggacaacacccgcaggaccgaggtggtcgagaacagcctgtacgagccctttgaaAACGTGAGGAAGCCgcggtga
- the LOC126989066 gene encoding uncharacterized protein LOC126989066 isoform X5, whose amino-acid sequence MRFQGETEVVENSLYEPLDNTRRTEVVENSLYEPLDNTRRTEVVENSLYEPLDNTRRTEVVENSLYEPLDNTRRTEVVENSLYEPLDNTRRTEVVENSLYEPLDNTRRTEVVENSLYETLDNTRRTEVVENSLYEPLDNTRRTEVVENSLYEPFENVRKPR is encoded by the exons ATGCGATTCCAAGGcgagaccgag gtggtcgagaacagcctgtacgagcccttggacaacacccgcaggaccgag gtggtcgagaacagcctgtacgagcccttggacaacacccgcaggaccgaggtggtcgagaacagcctgtacgagcccttggacaacacccgcaggaccgaggtggtcgagaacagcctgtacgagcccttggacaacacccgcaggaccgaggtggtcgagaacagcctgtacgagcccttggacaacacccgcaggaccgaggtggtcgagaacagcctgtacgagcccttggacaacacccgcaggaccgaggtggtcgagaacagcctgtacgagaccttggacaacacccgcaggaccgaggtggtcgagaacagcctgtacgagcccttggacaacacccgcaggaccgaggtggtcgagaacagcctgtacgagccctttgaaAACGTGAGGAAGCCgcggtga